From Balearica regulorum gibbericeps isolate bBalReg1 chromosome 13, bBalReg1.pri, whole genome shotgun sequence, a single genomic window includes:
- the SDR42E1 gene encoding short-chain dehydrogenase/reductase family 42E member 1 isoform X2 encodes MHQKGVDVILFDVMKPLQTVPEEIKFMQGNVCCLSEVEEALRDVICVFHIASYGMSGREQLNRKLIEDVNVKGTENVIQACKSAGVSSLVYTSTYNVIFGGQIIENGDESLPYLPLHLHPDHYSRTKSLAEMKVLEANGAELGNGKGILRTCALRPAGIYGPGEQRHLPRIVSYIERGLFKFVYGDPLSLVEFVHVDNLVQAHILAAEALKANKKHIAAGQAYFISDGRPVNNFEFFRPLVEGLGYKFPTCRLPLSLVYFFAFLTEIIHFLVGRFYNFQPLLTRTEVYKTGVTHYFSMEKARRELGYEPQQYSLNEVVEWFRSRGCGPKLRKYTIMHLVRDGGLLLLLIAVMVSWLPSAVTFSV; translated from the coding sequence ATGCACCAAAAGGGAGTTGACGTGATTCTCTTTGATGTCATGAAGCCACTTCAAACCGTGCCAGAGGAAATAAAGTTCATGCAAGGCAATGTCTGTTGCCTGTCTGAAGTGGAAGAGGCTCTTAGAGATGTAATCTGTGTATTCCATATCGCTTCCTATGGAATGtctggcagggagcagctgaaCCGAAAACTTATAGAAGATGTTAAtgtgaaaggaacagaaaacgTCATCCAAGCCTGCAAGAGCGCAGGAGTGTCGAGTCTGGTTTATACAAGTACATATAACGTGATATTTGGAGGCCAGATTATAGAAAATGGAGATGAATCTCTGCCTTACCTACCTCTTCACCTTCATCCAGATCACTACTCCCGGACAAAATCTTTAGCTGAAATGAAGGTGCTGGAGGCAAATGGTGCTGAGCTTGGAAATGGGAAAGGTATATTAAGAACCTGTGCTCTGCGACCAGCAGGCATCTATGGGCCTGGGGAACAAAGACATCTTCCAAGAATAGTTAGTTACATTGAAAGGGGACTGTTTAAATTTGTATACGGAGATCCTCTTAGTTTAGTAGAATTTGTACACGTTGACAATCTAGTTCAAGCTCATATCCTTGCCGCTGAGGCCCTCAAAGCCAACAAAAAGCACATAGCTGCAGGCCAAgcctattttatttcagatggcAGGCCTGTAAATAACTTTGAATTTTTCCGACCATTAGTGGAAGGTTTAGGTTACAAGTTCCCAACCTGTCGTCTTCCTCTCTCACTTGTCtatttttttgcattccttacggaaataattcattttcttgtaGGTCGTTTTTACAattttcagcctctcctcactCGCACAGAGGTTTACAAAACCGGTGTTACGCATTATTTTAGTATGGAGAAGGCCAGAAGAGAGCTGGGGTATGAGCCTCAGCAATATAGCCTGAATGAAGTGGTTGAGTGGTTTAGATCTCGGGGATGTGGACCAAAGCTGAGGAAGTATACCATTATGCACCTTGTGAGGGACGGAGGATTGCTCTTGCTGCTAATTGCTGTGATGGTCTCATGGCTTCCATCTGCAGTTACATTTTCAGTCTGA
- the SDR42E1 gene encoding short-chain dehydrogenase/reductase family 42E member 1 isoform X1, translating to MEPEKTAKERVLVTGGGGYFGFRLGCAMHQKGVDVILFDVMKPLQTVPEEIKFMQGNVCCLSEVEEALRDVICVFHIASYGMSGREQLNRKLIEDVNVKGTENVIQACKSAGVSSLVYTSTYNVIFGGQIIENGDESLPYLPLHLHPDHYSRTKSLAEMKVLEANGAELGNGKGILRTCALRPAGIYGPGEQRHLPRIVSYIERGLFKFVYGDPLSLVEFVHVDNLVQAHILAAEALKANKKHIAAGQAYFISDGRPVNNFEFFRPLVEGLGYKFPTCRLPLSLVYFFAFLTEIIHFLVGRFYNFQPLLTRTEVYKTGVTHYFSMEKARRELGYEPQQYSLNEVVEWFRSRGCGPKLRKYTIMHLVRDGGLLLLLIAVMVSWLPSAVTFSV from the exons ATGGAACCAGAAAAGACTGCCAAGGAAAGAGTCCTCGTTACTGGAGGAGGGGGTTATTTTGGCTTCCG TTTAGGTTGTGCCATGCACCAAAAGGGAGTTGACGTGATTCTCTTTGATGTCATGAAGCCACTTCAAACCGTGCCAGAGGAAATAAAGTTCATGCAAGGCAATGTCTGTTGCCTGTCTGAAGTGGAAGAGGCTCTTAGAGATGTAATCTGTGTATTCCATATCGCTTCCTATGGAATGtctggcagggagcagctgaaCCGAAAACTTATAGAAGATGTTAAtgtgaaaggaacagaaaacgTCATCCAAGCCTGCAAGAGCGCAGGAGTGTCGAGTCTGGTTTATACAAGTACATATAACGTGATATTTGGAGGCCAGATTATAGAAAATGGAGATGAATCTCTGCCTTACCTACCTCTTCACCTTCATCCAGATCACTACTCCCGGACAAAATCTTTAGCTGAAATGAAGGTGCTGGAGGCAAATGGTGCTGAGCTTGGAAATGGGAAAGGTATATTAAGAACCTGTGCTCTGCGACCAGCAGGCATCTATGGGCCTGGGGAACAAAGACATCTTCCAAGAATAGTTAGTTACATTGAAAGGGGACTGTTTAAATTTGTATACGGAGATCCTCTTAGTTTAGTAGAATTTGTACACGTTGACAATCTAGTTCAAGCTCATATCCTTGCCGCTGAGGCCCTCAAAGCCAACAAAAAGCACATAGCTGCAGGCCAAgcctattttatttcagatggcAGGCCTGTAAATAACTTTGAATTTTTCCGACCATTAGTGGAAGGTTTAGGTTACAAGTTCCCAACCTGTCGTCTTCCTCTCTCACTTGTCtatttttttgcattccttacggaaataattcattttcttgtaGGTCGTTTTTACAattttcagcctctcctcactCGCACAGAGGTTTACAAAACCGGTGTTACGCATTATTTTAGTATGGAGAAGGCCAGAAGAGAGCTGGGGTATGAGCCTCAGCAATATAGCCTGAATGAAGTGGTTGAGTGGTTTAGATCTCGGGGATGTGGACCAAAGCTGAGGAAGTATACCATTATGCACCTTGTGAGGGACGGAGGATTGCTCTTGCTGCTAATTGCTGTGATGGTCTCATGGCTTCCATCTGCAGTTACATTTTCAGTCTGA